Proteins encoded together in one Mobula birostris isolate sMobBir1 chromosome 9, sMobBir1.hap1, whole genome shotgun sequence window:
- the LOC140202590 gene encoding dnaJ homolog subfamily B member 9-like, translated as MATAQSVFAFAVCILMISEFILAKKDYYEILGVPKNSSDRQIKKAFHKLAMKYHPDKNKSPNAEAKFREIAEAYEVLSDEKKRKEYDHMGHQFFNAGSGGHQTGSFNFNFDDILKDFDFDFGHRAHHKKHFNSHFRAHQEAQNAHRFSFGDRQFPFGGGLFDDVFEDMEKMFSFNTFGSTHKHTVRTEKFQSTGKQHCRTVTQRRGNMVTTYTDCSVP; from the exons ATGGCAACAGCACAGTCGGTCTTTGCTTTTGCTGTCTGCATTTTAATGATATCGGAATTTATATTGGCGAAGAAAGATTATTATGAAATTTTGGGCGTGCCAAAAAATTCTTCTGACCGGCAGATAAAGAAGGCGTTTCACAAACTTGCAATGAAATACCACCCGGATAAAAATAAAAGTCCTAATGCGGAGGCAAAGTTCAGGGAAATTGCAGAAG catATGAAGTCCTTTCAGATgagaagaaaaggaaagaatATGATCACATGGGTCATCAATTTTTCAATGCAGGCAGTGGTGGCCATCAAACTGGTTCTTTCAATTTTAACTTTGATGACATTCTTAAGgattttgactttgattttggCCACAGAGCACATCACAAGAAACATTTCAACAGTCACTTCAGGGCACATCAAGAAGCACAAAATGCACATAGGTTTTCTTTTGGAGATAGACAATTTCCTTTTGGAGGTGGGTTGTTTGACGATGTATTTGAAGACATGGAAAAGATGTTCTCGTTCAACACTTTTGGcagcacacacaagcacacagtgAGAACTGAGAAGTTTCAGAGCACTGGCAAGCAACACTGCAGGACTGTCACACAGCGGCGAGGGAACATGGTCACCACATACACAGACTGTTCAGTGCCATAA